Genomic DNA from Cucumis melo cultivar AY chromosome 10, USDA_Cmelo_AY_1.0, whole genome shotgun sequence:
CAAGGGCGACCAACGAAGCAGGCGAGCGCGccggaaaaacgtgtcattCTTTTAACGTATGTCCCTGGTTTATAGGAGATCATATCCTTGCTTGAGAAGGGTCTTCTCTTGCGTTGATCACCTGAGGTAACAAAGAATGCTCCATTCATCATCAAGTCTCCCTCTGATCTCCATGTCCAGCTTTTCCAAACTTGCTCTGGTGAGTACTCTCTCTTTGTCACCTAAGTTTAAGTGCACAACCACTTTTAGTTTCTTgacaaaaataataacaaatgaATTGCTTGAGCAAGTTTGGAAAAGCTTTTCCAAACTTGCTCTGGTGAGTACTCTCTATTTGGTTACCTCTTTAGCATATACATTGGGAGGGGCAATGAAACGATTGCCTTGGCTGACAATGGTGGGATGCTGGCTACCACCAATGGCATACATAAGCCAATGAGTGTAGTCATTGTTGACAACATGGAAGAAGCCCCATCGACATCTTGGCATTCGCTGCACCAATCCTTGACCAAAGTGGTTGAATGCTACTGTCACTTGCATTATCTGATCATTTGAGTATCCGTCACTTGCTCCAAACAACATCACCTGTATGTAACTTGGTTTTTAACTTCGATTATATAAAACCGTCAGTCAAATAGTTTGTGGGCAAGATACATTCTTACCTCATTGTGGTGAGTGAAATGACAATTGGATATAGTTATGGCAGTAGATCCCATAATAGCATCAATGAGACCATCCTGACAATTGGACATGGACACATGGTCAATCCAAACATTGGAGGAGCCGAAGATGGAAATGCCGTCGCCGTCGCTCATAGTCCTCAAACCCACATGGTCGACAGCGTCTCTGATCATTCCTCCGTTACCAACTACAATGTGATGGATACGAAGACCATGGATGATGACATTTCTTACGTACTGAAGAGTAATGCCAGCGCCATAAGCAATCTGAACATTGGCCCCTCTTGCATCAATGGTCTTGTCGCTAGTCACGATGAGCTCCTGGGTGAGCCTAATGGCCATGTTGGTAGAGAAGGTGATCCACAGAGGTCCCTTTTGGATTACAGCATGACGAAGAGTCCCAGGTTTCGGGTTCATGAGGTCCGAATCCGACGAGTCGTTCACTACATAGTATGGACCCAACTTTCCACCAATGGTCTTGCGGCCAAAACCCAGAACACAATCGGCTAGCTTCTTCCTGTTCTGAGCCCAATTGGGGTCACATCTCCAGCACCGATCGATCGGATTAGTGGCTCGACATGGCCCTGTATATTTCTTCAAATTCCTCCTTGTACTGTTGCTTCCACTCAACGCCCTGCATCAAACTCAATTCTGAGTTTAGTAATGATTCTTTATACTAGAATTATATGTTGCTAAAAATTTCAAACTTACTGGCCAACTTCAGCATTGAGGGAGTCGGCGATGGTCTCAGGATTAGGTTCATAGGCATCAGCGGCGGCTTGTTCGGCCTCGGCAGCACGTGCTTTCCAGTAGTCATCGAAGTCTCCAATGTCAGCAAATGCAGTAGTAGCCAGCAAGGACAATGTTAGCAGCAGACTAAGTCTAGCCATTGTGATGGGTTGATGAAATGTTCTTGTGGGATTGAGCCAGCCTAACGAATGGTTAAATGAAATATAAACCTCAAGCGAAACACCAAAGGATTCGCTTGAGGATTGAAGAATGAATTGTTTGATGAGAAGAAGAGGGTTTTAAGAAGATGTTAAAAGGGAAAACAGAGGAAGATTAGAGGTTGAAGAAGGTCGTTCATGGCGGGAAGAAGGGAGAGCCGTTTGCCATTTAGACGGTTAAAACAGTTATTTACTAATAATGATATTTTTTCTATGGCCCAGTTTTGGCTTTTCGTTACTtataaaacaaacattcaaCAAATCGACCtttgtattattattaatttatcatagtgattctctttattttttcttcatctttatTGTAACAATTCAAACTtcaaatatatgtatatatatgtgtgtatatgcACCCACCAATTAGAACCTTCAATTAAAAATTTTGggtaaaattaaaatttctaaattttgttacatatatagtataaaaattaaaaaactttataaacacttataaaatttcaataaattatTACACACATGTTTAATCTTGTAATTTTATCTACAAGTTTTAATCAAATCGTATAATATGTCACTATATACATGCATGCATAATGAATGTTAAAGGTTTTTAAATTTCGTATTTGTATAGAtcattaaacttttaaaagtatttAATAAATCCCTTGAACTTTtagttttgtattttaatatgactttacacttttaaaaatgtcacataaaattgaaatttgtgtaattatattcaattggctcgtaaatttttttaaaatactaaaTGCCGCAAAAACTTATTAGACTTATTAcactttaaaatttaatatcaattttAAGCTTACCAAAATTCAAGGATCTATCTAACACAaacttaaaagataaaattattaaaataagaTTAATTTAGTGATAACGGACGCAAACTTTTTTCATTATAGAGATGAGTGATTATTACAAAAGTTTAGTAGCCAACAGGCTGAGGATGGTCAACACCTCTCCTCCCTTGCTTGAAAAATACGGGTCTTTttgaaaactataataaaaggAACAAGAAAATAGGTTGAAGTGGAAAAAAGGGTGAGTACAATTCAATCACCCACATCTCCTTGTTGTATATTATTAACCTGCTGATAAGTTTTATACATAGCCACCAATTGGTGAACTTTACAATAACAGTAACAGCATCCTCAATGAATGCTTCTCTTAAAGTCAATGAATATGTATGATACATATAGAACAGTATAAATCTCCTATACATAATCCAATAGCAGCATTGTCTTCGGTCTTCTAGTACAGTTTACATGAGGTTCATCCAACAGGCACTAAGTCTCATAGAAGTTAGCTATTGTCTAAATTTTGTGATTCACCTGAATTTTACTTGGATACTTCCCAAACCTTGTAGTCTTTTCCCTCGATAACCAATGACCATCCACTGGATCCGCTAGGCGGTTCAAAATTGCCTGGTCCAATCTTTACCGCAACTGTTTCATCAATGGTGGCTGCGTAGACATCCCTTTCTGCCTTCACAATTTTAACCTGAAAAATACGGTACAAAGTAATAAAAGCATAGTTATATTTGTTGTTGATCTATAATAGCATAGGACAAAAGGATTTTGTGGTATTGCGACCAATGAATGTTTACTACGGAACTACAATGGTCTAAAAAGTGAAAAGAGAGAAGTAGAGTCAAAGCAACTGCCAGTACTTTTCCAAAAACAGCCAACTAACAGTGTTAATACCTATGGGCTTGTAATTCCAGTCTATACATGGACTTCCTACTTTATAGCTTCCATTCATCATATGGCCAAGGCCTAAAAACTTGCCTTCATGATATACCAGTGAATTGACCACGACGCATAAGAATCGGGAGTCTATACtagcatatttattttttcaactccATGGATGATGGATTGATATATAATGAATGTCCAATCTGAAATGTATTTTATGAAGCTGTGCGATTAGGGTCCTTTCGTGGCATATATGAAAGGAAAGGAATGTTAGAAACTTTGAAGATAAATCTTCAGCCTTCAATTCTATGTATTTTTCTACAGAATACAGCTTCATGGTGTTGTTCTTTACAATCGAAATTCTTTTGTAATTACATTACTTTTTTCCGTTTCTTTCCATGAAGTAATGAGTTTCTTCAtacagaaaaaggaaaaagaatatattCTGTTTTCAGGTCCTTTCCtttactattactattattattatctatccaataaatgtgaaaaagaaaaaaaaaacatcccGAAGAAGGTGAAAGGGTTAGGAAAATAAAGTTCAAGTAgtcaatttctttaatttttctttcaaattttttagAGAAGTTCACTATACTTACTACACTCCGGCAGTTAACTTTATTTCGTTTTCTGAGAGAAATAAGTGCTGCAATTTCAGATTTGTAGTGGGAGAAAATGTGGTCATAGAATACTGATGGTGTCCCAGGATGAGTCAGGAGGTAAGCATATCCTTGCATTTCCTTCCCACCAGGAAATCTCCAATGACCCTACAAGATGAGAAAACAGCatcataaaataacaaaaaaagttGATACTATATGGAAATTAGAAATGTAAATTCACGTTTACTGAAAATTGTAGATTCTAAATGGCATAAAGAAATGTACAGCAAATCACAGGAATTAATATGATTATCAGTTTACTAATGGGTTAAAAATAACATTTTGGTTACTTTGAGTCCCATTCTATTTTAGCTCTTGTTCTTTCAGACATCTAGATTTCACCAtcttattttcaataaattgtAAAAATGGTTCATACCATTCATGCATGGTtaacgtttccaaaaatttaGTCTTTTTATCTCTATATATTCTAGACATGTATCCATACGGTGTCTTTTATTTTGCATAGgagttattattgtaatttaacCAATTTCCATAATATTAACttcaaacaacaaaaactaattttaatatttactGACAAAATGGAATAGGATCAATACCAAGaggtcaaaatgatattttgtaTAACATTAACCATTCCAAGGGTAAAGTTGTAAAACTAGGTTATCAATGCGCAAAACTAAAACATCAGAGTGTATCTCTAATGAATGGCTCATCCAGTGGATTTCAGTTTTAAAGCAATAAACTAGTTCCTACGGAAAGATGTTTAAACCTGAGTAGATCCAGTGTCATGATTCTCTATAAAGGTAACAGCACGAGAGGGCCACCATCCAACGACTCCGGGAGGCTTTCCTTTCTCATCTGATAATCGCCAATATTCACATCTATCAAGTGCCTGTAAGAGACATTTTCCAAACAGTTACTGAAAAGAGAAGATATCGttgtttttctttctccttttttctttccttttaatgAAAACAATAACTTCCATTGAGAGAAAATGAAGGATATGACTTCCTACAATGACTTGTTACAAGCATAAAAAGTTCTTAGCAATTATTGTAGAAGCACTACATAAAACAAACAACAATATGGTTTTTATAATGGAATCCGTCACACATATCTAAACTAGGGCCCATAAGAAAGCAGAAACAATAACATCGCAATAAAatctctttcttttgttgtttggAGTTCTATCCTGATTACAACTTTCAATGCAATGTTTCTTTTACTCCAGAAAAAAAGGACAAAATTTCTTTCTTGTACATATAGTCACAAGAAATATTGTGAATAAGCTCAGAAAACATATGCCGCAGAATTGACAACCAGATAATTAAATGAAAGCTTACAGAATGAAGGATCCCTTTGGTAGTAACATCAAATGCTCCAGCAGTTCCATTAGTAGCATTTATCCAATCAACGATCCTCTGCCTGTGAGCATCTTGATTATGATCCATCTCACCATACGTATAGCTCAGGGAATCCCAGTATTCACCAACAGCAAAGTAAGGTTCACTTGCATCCAAGTAATCCTTCACATAACCACCCCAGAATCCTCTGACAAAATCAAGCCTCCATCCATCATACCCAATTTCCTTTCTGCATGTCAACAGCCACAAGCATATGCATAAAAACAGTGCTACTCTAATTTTTAAAAGCAAGGCGCAGAAGAGACATCTGAAATGATTAGGAAAGCTGTTCTTAGAGAGGAATGATATCTAATCAGATTCGCACCTATCAAGGTATACATCTCAAATAACAGCCTACCCGATGAGAGGGCATTGAACTCTACCTCTAGGTTGAGTCCAAAGCCTCTTTTCACCACTCTGTCCAACTTATGTCACATTACTTAATGAATACTCCTTAACGTTTGTTTTTTAATACGATAAGGTCTTCatgtagaaaaaaaaaggttaatagATAAATAGAAGTTCCACAGAAACTAATAGTTCAGCCAAAAAGGGTTGATTGGGGAATTAACCTTAACCAGCATAACCATTCTTTAATATCATTTCTCACAAAATCTTGTGAATGATCAATGTTAGGCGCAGCATGGAAGTTATCTCCGCTACTTTTGTTGCCCCTACCCTTCACATGACATGAAAAATGAACAATCAATTTGCTGTCAAAGTAAtcataaataattgaaaaaaatgtaaatatttaaaTGAAGTCAACGTCTCAGTGTTAATGATTTAAAAGTTCAATGAGACATTTACACACCTGCGGAGGGTAATATCTAGCGTCATTTTTCTGTGCGTGTTTTCTAGTTTTCATAAAAGAATGGGGGACAAGAAGTATTTGCTTGCATTTAGCAGTCAACATTTTCAGAAATCATTAACAATCCATTCGATTTGATACTTTGATACCAACACAACGGTTTACACTATAAGAAATTTCTCTCATTCTTTTCACCCAAAATATAAAATGGTTAATCTTAGATCACATATGTAGAATTGACAATTACTCATATAAAGTATCGGCACTACTCAAAAAGTATTTTTCGTTTTAGCATTTACATAGTATTATACCTTTTATATTCATTTCATCGTgcaatatttgaaaaattataatTGGAAAATTGAGTAGAACCTTAAATGCATGTATCTCACAGAAGGCAAGAAAAATTAAACCTGAAAATGTGGATCATCTGAAACAACTGCACGATCATCCCAATTTAAGCGACCACCAAATATATTCCAAAtaccattttgatttttaaaatgtGCACAACGATGATTTAGGACAGCATCACCAAGAACCTTTATCCCGACATCATGGAACGTCTTCACAACATCCTTCAGCTCATCAATGTTACCATATCTGAAATGAACAAAGTAGAGTGTTGGCAAATATAAAATTTGGAGAACCTCCTCGTAATGATGATACCGTCTATTCTTTCAATTTACTAAATATGAGGGTAAATAGTAAACCAGAAGTCCCCAGATCACTTTAACAGATTTCTTTAAACTAGGGGCggattggaaaaaaaaaagttctatatgTTTCTTCATATGAAGTGTTATCATAGAAACCTATATTAAAACTATCAAGTCAAGccaattttaatcttttataaatatatttatatacctGGAATTTAAATTATACAGGTCCTTCGGCATGTACCCCTCCGGTGACACAGATTCAGTTGGAGGTGGCAACCATAGCACAGTAAAACCAAGGGAGGATAATTCTGCAGCTTTCTCTTTAAGTTCCATGTACCATCTTCCAGATTTGTGAGATTCCCAATTAAACCCTTGGCACAATATTTCAAAACCCGAACCTGTTCCAGAGGATATTCTCACAGGTGGTTCTACAGGTTTAGGCATCTCAATTATTTCTTCTGTAAAAGTTGGAGCAGAACTTCTGAAGATACTGTAGGCTTCCGCTGCCAATTTTTCAATTTCCTGAAGAATGTTTTCTTGTGCTtctttggtttttttctttttagtctTTTGTGAAGAAATGTCAGTAACCAAATTTCTTATTTCCTTGATAATTCCATCAGTATAAGCAGTAACAGAAACTCCCTCAGATTCTTCTCCAGATTTTTTAGATGCTCCGCTGTCTTTTAATTTGCTCTTTCTTTGTTGATCAGGCAAGTTACCAGAACTTGATAAGGGAATGTAAAAGTCATCTCCCTTATAGTTTAACCAAGAGTTCTCATTCTGCTTGAGAACAAAAAGAAATCCTCCAAAATCTTCTTCTATGGTAAAAACACCAGAACATCCCTTCCCCCCTTCTTTTGGCTGCATCAAAAGATGTACAATATTCTTGAATGAAAATCAAAACATACACGAATTTTGTACAAAATTCAAATATGaagaattgaaaaatacatGTGTGCATAGAATGAATAAAATATGGATCACTCTTGAGttctgaaagaagaaaaagcgAAAGAAtacaaagacaaaaaaaaaaaaagataataataaaagacCTCCAATCTGAACCTACAAATAAAAGCACCCTAGAGAAAAAACCTCCAGTCTGAACCTAGCAAATAATTACAAAAGGGCTTGAGTCATCACCGCGCCTAAAGAGTAACATTAAAATTCACAAGTGAACAAAGATTAACCAAATCCCTCTAAATATCCTATTGTTTATCTCTTCCCCCAAGACTCCACAAAGTACACAACTCTGGAGTCctcacaaaaaaagaaaaaaaagaaagaaaaaggaagagaagaaaaccCTCTCTTTCCCACTAAATGGAAAATGGATGAGGAGCTTCACTAGTTGtaaaagttatattttttttagggACTAGGAAGATTCAACCCTTGAACTTATATGTCTTAACCAAATGAGTTAGGctatatttcttattttaatataaaacaATGTATCCATTTTTTTCCATTATTCAGAAGATTCACATCAACCACAGCCAAATCTGCAGcagattaaaaaaattatgaaggATAGATCAATTACTCTTGTTTTTCACCACATAGTTCAAGAACTTAAAAGAGGCTACAATCAAATTTCTATTCATTCTTCCAATAATCCCAGAAAAGAGTACTCGTAAAATGAAAGATTATATAGCGGCTTTTagataataataacaataataaccaTCCTGTTTCCATAACAAAAAATAGAGGCATTTGATGATTTAGCAATCAGTATAAACTCAATTTCAGGAAAGAAAAATTTTGCAATGCACCTGCAGTAGCGTACGCAGGGCCTTGTTCTTGAATACTGTTGTTTCTGGAGGGTGAGGAGCAGCTGGAATCTCCCATTTCCTAGTATCATCTCTGCATGCTCCCCAGTGAACAACAACATCTCCAGGTAGATCACTTTCCAGATACAAAAGATATTTGGTTGTTTCAGGACACTTTTTAACTGAAACACTGATGGAATTATCAACAGCAACTTCCTTTACAATAGGCAGCTCTTCATAGAATCCTTCCAAAGACTTCTTATCCTCCTTCGTATCCCCAGATTCACTACTGCTTCCTTGATCTTTAGAATTTGTTTCTGTTTTGACAAGGAGGTTGGATAGCTGACCCAAAGCCCCTACAATTGAAGAAATTTAAGTAGTGCATCCTACCACATGAGAATGAGATAACAGCTGAAAGAATGAGATCAACACAAGGGAAACACTAAACAGGTTGTGAGGCAATTTAAAAATCACAACCCACTAACTAAACTAAATCCTTCTAGTACACAGTGGAAGCAAGGAAAGGACTTACAAGACATAACTGCAAGAAGACCATAGGCACTACTTTTTAGTTTGGTGGTCTAAGAATGTTTACAGTAAGAAATCACTAGGATGTCTTCCTGTTCAACAACTAAAATTTACAACCCTTATTATGAAATCAAATCAGATTGAACATAACAGAAGAGACACTAAAGAGAAATGGAGACGAAGCTTCATCAGTGGTTTTCAATTGAATGGAGATATACTATGAACATTAACTCAGTTATCTCTATCAGTCTTGTGCAGCTCAATGTCTGTGTTAGGACTCCTTCCCTGAAACTCAGTAAAATCCCAACAAAAATAGAGAAACAGAGATAGTACTCTACTATGATTCTATTTATGATAAATTCTAGATGAAttcacaaaatatttacataatacACTAAAGGATAGCACagtaaaataagaaagaaaagacacAAATAAATGCCAAGGTTATCCTCCAGCTCCTTTGAGAAGGCTGGAATCCTCTCCTCAAAAGCCTCAACAGCCTTTACCCAAAATATGACCCAGTTTGCTAATACCCAAAACATTCCTTATGTACCTCATCAGGGTTACgtccaccccccccccccccccccaaagaACCTCCCCATCCTTGGTCTTCTGTGTAATTCCTATCATATCCATCCCTTACTTCTTCCTTTTGTAGGTGTAAATGATCAAAGGTCTAACAGTCTGATTCAAGTCAAGACTACaagtttattcttttataacACATAGCACGATTAGTTAGGAGCTCCGTCCGAACATTACAAGTCTACAAACAATAGATGGGAAAGTATGGAAGAATAAATTGGAGAAATAACAAAGTAAAGAGAATATTATGCCTAGCCAAATTAAGAGAAACATTACATATATATCATAAGTACCACTCCTACCAGGCCATAAACCCAAGCCCTTTTTAGCTCCAACTATATTGCCATCCTCACCACAGTAGTCTAAAAGAGGCACCTTGAAATCTCTCCCTTTGTGCTGATACCAAATTCCAGTTTCTTCATCCTGCACTACCAAAAATAAGAAGTCCCATTCACCAAAAGGACTTGCAATATTAAAAACGAGAAATGATTAAGGACCAAATAGGAATAGTAGAGACAGAGGTCCTCAATTGCTAAGTACTGAAAATAACAACcttcaaaacaaaatttatagcTGCAATTGTTTTGTCGGGAGCAAGGTCTATCTTCACTTCATGAACGACATCTCCCGAAGAGGATGAGGATGATTTCTTCAATGGTGTCTCAATAGCATAATCCTGAAAATAGAATAGGAATTACACTTTTGCGGGCAGTGCAAGAACATTTTAGAAATTGGAATGAAGAGACTGTTACGTACTTTGATGGTTATTGAACCTGGTGGTATCATTTCTTTAGGAGGTTGATCCCATTCGCTGCAAGGTTAATTCATTCAACCCATTTTGGATTAAGGCAAGGTATCAACGAACCAAACTCCGCATCAGTAACTCTTTCAGTAATTCAAGTTTCTTCTCGTACCCAAAAGAACATAGATTAAAACGAGTTATACCTGCCACTATCGTCGATTAAGGACACCCCCCAATGAAGAATCCATTTCCCAGCAAGGTTACATCCTACAGTAAGCTCCCATTTATTGTGGTCCTTCCCCTGGGCTAGTTTGACAGAGATCCTTCCCTCCAACTACAAGctcaaatcaacaacaataacaaactAAATCCAACCCTCCCAAATTCTTAAGTAAAGCAAGTAAATGCAAACAAAAAACTATCATTCCGAAAGTGAATGCACTTCCCAGCAGAAAGAAAACAGATCACATCACACAAATTAATGAACAGAGTCTCCCACATCATAAAACATAATTCAAACCTTCTCGTTGCGCTTGAGAGGAAAGGTCTCCTTGAACAAGACATCGGTAGATTGGAATGTAGGCGCATTAGTAGTGGTAGCTTTAAAAGTAGGAAGTCTATAAGAATTGTAATGGACAAAGGTCTTTCGGCCATGACAAAGAAGCTTATTGGGACAGTAAGTAAAGGAACAAGGCTTGAGCATATTGAATCTAGGACGATGATGAAACCTGTGTTTGGCTTTAGCACAGTGATAAAGGAGGGGATCGAGGGCAATCGACGACATGATCACACTGATGTGTGTTGCCACTCCTCCTTCTACAGCGGTCAGATGATGCAAGGAAGAAGGTgaaggaagaaaagagaaagaagaaaggaaaaacaaaagaaaaacagagGGAGATTGGAGATAAATGACGAGGAGAGTGGACGATATTTGTTAATTAAATTTGTAATGTAATTTTTTCCaccttttttatttgtttgtttcttttagaaacaaaaatatcTGCCCAATTCAATTAGGCATATGTGTCATTATATGGTCATCATTCATGAATTTgtttgggaaattgccaaaaatagcttaaaaaaggagggttaaatgacttttgggatagtttttgaaaataaagagttttaggacaatttatgtgtgaatggacaaaaatgtccttcattaaatttctccttctccttccctttccctttcccttctcttccacGTAAAAGCTTTCAActttcgctttcccttctctttcgggtagagttgtttccttttccattctctttttgtgtagaacacctgaagtaaaaaaaaaaaaaaaaatcgctcTGCTCCGATACTTTGCTCTGCTCTAGTGTcgttcgaagatactccgaccaTTCGTCTCTTGTCGTTCGTTGATCCtctagtgcatttcgtcgctccttcttttcaaaccattcaatcaactttgagcgttttctcttatttcggtgagtttcatctctaacccatttttaatttatttgctgtaaatatttggtttaggtatttgttgcgagtttcatccgtaaatgtctggtttaggctattttggaatggaattatttgctgtaaattagtttagtcaaagtttggtttaggttcttagaaagttcaatgggtagtgaaaaatgaattgaagtaaaagatttagtttgcaagagtgcacttgcaaggagtttcaagctaagcaactaccatgctcacatgtcattgctgcagcacgagatcgcaatataaatgtttatagattATGTGTTAATTATTACAccaatgaatgtttgttggcagcatatgcggaggccgtctacctAATTGTAAATCAGTCAgcttggaagacaagcgaagactatctacatatgattgttttacctccgaaagtagtcaaaagagttgaagtaaagaaataggtcacaacagattaacgtgtactaatacaatttcatataccgagaAGTCCagcatacaaatttaaaaatttctctaccaatgtactaattattacactaattaatgaatgttccttttctttcaatttgttatttatctatctggatgtgttttcttaatgatgtcTCCAAATATTCGTACTTTATGTGCTTctagatagatgaagaagacgaaaataacagctggcttattcatttaggaacac
This window encodes:
- the LOC103489088 gene encoding alpha-amylase 3, chloroplastic isoform X2 yields the protein MSSIALDPLLYHCAKAKHRFHHRPRFNMLKPCSFTYCPNKLLCHGRKTFVHYNSYRLPTFKATTTNAPTFQSTDVLFKETFPLKRNEKLEGRISVKLAQGKDHNKWELTVGCNLAGKWILHWGVSLIDDSGSEWDQPPKEMIPPGSITIKDYAIETPLKKSSSSSSGDVVHEVKIDLAPDKTIAAINFVLKDEETGIWYQHKGRDFKVPLLDYCGEDGNIVGAKKGLGLWPGALGQLSNLLVKTETNSKDQGSSSESGDTKEDKKSLEGFYEELPIVKEVAVDNSISVSVKKCPETTKYLLYLESDLPGDVVVHWGACRDDTRKWEIPAAPHPPETTVFKNKALRTLLQPKEGGKGCSGVFTIEEDFGGFLFVLKQNENSWLNYKGDDFYIPLSSSGNLPDQQRKSKLKDSGASKKSGEESEGVSVTAYTDGIIKEIRNLVTDISSQKTKKKKTKEAQENILQEIEKLAAEAYSIFRSSAPTFTEEIIEMPKPVEPPVRISSGTGSGFEILCQGFNWESHKSGRWYMELKEKAAELSSLGFTVLWLPPPTESVSPEGYMPKDLYNLNSRYGNIDELKDVVKTFHDVGIKVLGDAVLNHRCAHFKNQNGIWNIFGGRLNWDDRAVVSDDPHFQGRGNKSSGDNFHAAPNIDHSQDFVRNDIKEWLCWLRKEIGYDGWRLDFVRGFWGGYVKDYLDASEPYFAVGEYWDSLSYTYGEMDHNQDAHRQRIVDWINATNGTAGAFDVTTKGILHSALDRCEYWRLSDEKGKPPGVVGWWPSRAVTFIENHDTGSTQGHWRFPGGKEMQGYAYLLTHPGTPSVFYDHIFSHYKSEIAALISLRKRNKVNCRSVVSIVNFSKKFERKIKEIDYLNFIFLTLSPSSGCFFFLFHIYWIDNNNSNSKGKDLKTEYILFPFSV